In the Deinococcus malanensis genome, one interval contains:
- the purB gene encoding adenylosuccinate lyase — MIDRYLTPEMKALWSEANKYRAWLKVELSAMDAQASHGEVPREAHAALVHRSEADPLDDAFAQKVAEIEAVTRHDIVAFTRALTDRYGEEARFIHHGLTSTDVVDTAQNLLLDQALELIKQDVQALREVCRTQAVTHKHTPTVGRTHGIHAEPMTFGLKFLNWMAALDRDLERLASARRRVQVVMLSGSVGTYAHVSPRVEEDVAAMWGWQAAPVTNQTLSRDRHAEVLSALAILGATLEKIAVEIRHLQRSEVREAMEPFGKGQTGSSSMPHKKNPILTENVTGFARLLRGFLVTGLENVALWHERDISHSSAERVILPDATAAASYAARRLTGVLRDLVVFPDRMLRNLNDLGGLVFSQRVLHALIDEKGMMREDAYGLVQRNALRSWETGEGLRDLLKADPENPLSDAELDAAFDLGWYLRHVDDIYARFGL; from the coding sequence GTGATCGACCGTTATCTGACGCCCGAGATGAAGGCATTGTGGAGCGAGGCCAACAAGTACCGCGCCTGGCTGAAAGTGGAACTGAGCGCCATGGACGCCCAGGCCAGCCACGGTGAGGTGCCGCGTGAGGCGCATGCGGCGCTGGTGCACAGGAGCGAAGCCGACCCGCTGGACGACGCCTTTGCCCAGAAAGTGGCCGAGATCGAGGCCGTGACCCGGCACGACATCGTGGCCTTTACCCGCGCGCTGACCGACCGCTACGGTGAGGAGGCCCGCTTTATTCACCACGGCCTGACCAGCACCGACGTGGTGGACACAGCACAGAACCTGCTGCTGGATCAGGCGCTGGAACTGATCAAGCAGGACGTGCAGGCCCTGCGTGAGGTCTGCCGCACCCAGGCCGTGACGCACAAGCACACGCCCACAGTGGGGCGCACACACGGCATTCACGCCGAGCCCATGACGTTCGGGCTGAAGTTCCTGAACTGGATGGCCGCGCTGGACCGTGACCTGGAACGCCTGGCCTCCGCGCGCCGGCGTGTGCAGGTGGTGATGCTCTCGGGCTCGGTTGGAACCTACGCCCACGTTTCCCCCCGGGTGGAGGAAGACGTGGCGGCCATGTGGGGCTGGCAGGCCGCGCCGGTGACCAACCAGACGCTGTCGCGCGACCGGCACGCCGAGGTGCTCTCGGCCCTGGCGATCCTGGGGGCCACCCTGGAGAAGATCGCCGTGGAGATCCGCCACCTGCAGCGCAGTGAGGTGCGTGAAGCCATGGAGCCCTTTGGCAAGGGGCAGACCGGCAGCAGCTCCATGCCGCACAAGAAAAACCCGATCCTGACCGAGAACGTCACCGGTTTTGCCCGGTTGCTGCGCGGTTTTCTGGTGACTGGCCTGGAAAACGTGGCCCTGTGGCACGAGCGGGACATCTCGCATTCCAGTGCCGAGCGCGTGATTCTGCCGGACGCCACGGCCGCAGCCAGTTATGCCGCCCGGCGCCTGACCGGCGTGCTGCGCGATCTGGTGGTGTTCCCGGACCGCATGCTGCGCAACCTCAACGATCTGGGCGGCCTGGTGTTCAGCCAGCGAGTCCTGCACGCCCTGATTGACGAGAAAGGCATGATGCGCGAGGACGCCTACGGACTGGTTCAGCGCAATGCCCTGCGCAGCTGGGAAACAGGGGAGGGCCTGCGTGACCTGCTGAAGGCCGACCCGGAGAATCCCCTGAGTGACGCCGAACTGGATGCGGCCTTCGACCTGGGCTGGTACCTGCGGCACGTGGACGATATCTACGCCCGCTTCGGGCTGTAA
- a CDS encoding DEAD/DEAH box RNA helicase: MNFDQLIAPELAARLAERGITEASPIQVESLPLTLAGRDMIGRARTGTGKTLAFALPIIQKLEPSRERARPPRAIVVAPTRELAKQVAEEFSKSGVGLTTVTVYGGASYAPQENALRRGVDVVVGTPGRLIDHLERGNLDLSAVEFAVLDEADEMLSVGFADAIETILQKTPDSRQTMLFSATLNNDINRLSRNYLREPVIVDMVGEGKSQAAQTVEHLKVKVGRSRTRVLADLLTIYNPEKAIVFTRTKREADELANELIHRGLEAEALHGDLAQSQRERALGAFRSGRVGVLVATDVAARGLDIPEVDLVVQYHLPQDPESYVHRSGRTGRAGRTGTAIIMYGDRENREVMGLERITGVRFIERPLPTPKEVQAASAKTSADMVRKVDSGVAASFQAEAERLFSELGLEALTRALAKISGVTEPTKAASLLSGEEGLTTLILHGERMSIARTVALLARAGDVDTRRLGKVRQWRGGTVADVPSEFVQKLMAANPLEGEIQIEVAQELPELFEQAVRERREGGYQGGGNRGYRDEGGYRGGNRSGGQGGQGQGRWSRGERGDAGRGDSRGGNRSGGQGGRSQGTQGQGRTRDDFSDREFRG, encoded by the coding sequence ATGAACTTTGATCAACTGATTGCGCCCGAACTCGCGGCGCGTCTCGCCGAACGTGGTATCACCGAAGCCAGCCCCATCCAGGTTGAAAGCCTCCCCCTGACCCTTGCGGGCCGGGACATGATTGGCCGCGCCCGTACGGGCACAGGCAAGACGCTGGCCTTCGCCCTGCCGATTATTCAGAAGCTTGAACCCAGCCGTGAACGTGCACGTCCCCCCCGCGCCATCGTGGTCGCCCCGACCCGCGAACTGGCCAAGCAGGTTGCTGAGGAATTCAGCAAGAGCGGCGTAGGTCTGACCACCGTGACTGTTTATGGTGGGGCCAGCTACGCGCCGCAGGAGAATGCCTTGCGCCGTGGCGTGGACGTGGTCGTGGGTACTCCCGGCCGTCTGATCGACCACCTGGAACGCGGCAACCTGGACCTCAGCGCCGTGGAATTTGCAGTGCTCGACGAGGCCGACGAGATGCTCAGCGTGGGCTTTGCCGACGCCATTGAGACGATCCTTCAGAAGACCCCCGACAGTCGTCAGACCATGCTGTTCAGTGCCACGCTGAACAATGACATTAACCGTCTGTCCCGTAACTACCTGCGCGAGCCGGTCATCGTGGACATGGTGGGCGAAGGCAAGAGCCAGGCTGCCCAGACGGTTGAGCACCTCAAGGTCAAGGTGGGCCGCAGCCGCACCCGCGTGCTGGCTGATCTGCTGACCATCTACAACCCCGAAAAAGCCATCGTATTCACGCGGACCAAGCGCGAGGCCGACGAACTGGCCAACGAACTGATCCACCGCGGCCTGGAAGCCGAGGCGCTGCACGGCGACCTCGCCCAGAGCCAGCGTGAGCGCGCCCTGGGTGCCTTCCGCAGCGGCCGGGTAGGCGTGCTGGTCGCCACCGACGTGGCCGCGCGCGGCCTGGACATTCCCGAAGTCGACCTGGTGGTGCAGTACCACCTGCCCCAGGACCCGGAAAGCTACGTGCACCGCTCTGGCCGTACTGGCCGCGCCGGGCGCACCGGCACCGCGATCATCATGTACGGTGACCGCGAGAACCGTGAAGTGATGGGGCTGGAGCGCATCACCGGCGTGCGTTTCATCGAGCGCCCCCTGCCTACCCCCAAGGAAGTGCAGGCGGCAAGTGCCAAGACCAGCGCCGACATGGTGCGCAAGGTGGACAGTGGTGTGGCCGCTAGCTTCCAGGCCGAAGCCGAGCGTCTGTTCAGCGAACTGGGCCTCGAAGCCCTGACGCGGGCCCTGGCCAAGATCAGTGGTGTCACCGAGCCCACCAAGGCCGCCAGCCTGCTCAGCGGTGAGGAAGGTCTGACCACCCTGATCCTGCACGGCGAGCGCATGAGCATCGCGCGCACCGTGGCCCTACTGGCGCGTGCCGGCGATGTGGATACCCGCCGTCTGGGCAAGGTCCGTCAGTGGCGCGGCGGCACCGTGGCCGACGTTCCCAGCGAGTTCGTACAGAAGCTGATGGCCGCCAACCCCCTCGAAGGCGAGATCCAGATCGAGGTGGCCCAGGAACTGCCCGAACTGTTCGAGCAGGCTGTCCGTGAGCGCCGTGAAGGTGGCTACCAGGGCGGCGGAAACCGTGGCTACCGTGACGAGGGTGGCTACCGTGGTGGTAACCGCAGCGGCGGACAGGGTGGTCAGGGCCAGGGACGCTGGAGCCGTGGCGAGCGTGGTGACGCCGGTCGTGGTGACAGCCGTGGCGGTAACCGCAGCGGCGGTCAGGGCGGCCGCAGCCAGGGCACCCAGGGCCAGGGCCGCACCCGCGACGATTTCAGTGACCGCGAATTCCGCGGCTGA
- a CDS encoding inositol monophosphatase family protein, protein MTDARSLIRAREVAVQAARAAGEVHAAHLGRVQTIRTKSTYADLVTEVDGEAERVIREIIAAAYPEHAVLGEEEGQQGDSEFRWVVDPLDGTVNYAHGYPVFCSSVALEVRGIPAVGAVYDVTRDELFTAVQGQGALLNGTPIRVSQTPSLTSPALVATGFPYDSSGERNLVHVAKLLRLGVPVRRPGAAALDLCNVACGRMDAYWELGLKRWDSAAGSLILLEAGGRVTDGSGENTPYGEMIVATNGTLHGELLVLLQAS, encoded by the coding sequence ATGACTGACGCCAGAAGCCTGATCCGGGCACGAGAGGTTGCTGTGCAGGCTGCCAGGGCAGCAGGTGAGGTGCATGCAGCCCACCTGGGACGCGTGCAGACGATCCGCACCAAGAGCACCTATGCCGATCTGGTCACCGAGGTGGACGGGGAGGCCGAGCGCGTAATCCGGGAGATCATCGCTGCGGCATACCCCGAGCACGCCGTGCTGGGGGAGGAAGAGGGCCAGCAGGGCGACAGTGAGTTCCGCTGGGTGGTAGATCCGCTGGACGGCACGGTGAATTATGCCCACGGGTATCCGGTGTTCTGCTCGTCCGTTGCACTTGAGGTTCGCGGAATACCAGCCGTGGGAGCCGTGTATGACGTCACCCGGGATGAGCTGTTCACTGCCGTCCAGGGACAGGGAGCCCTTCTTAACGGCACACCCATCCGCGTCAGCCAGACCCCCAGCCTGACAAGTCCGGCCCTGGTGGCCACCGGCTTTCCCTACGACAGCAGCGGCGAGCGCAATCTGGTTCATGTGGCCAAACTGCTCCGGCTGGGCGTGCCGGTGCGGCGCCCCGGTGCAGCGGCGCTGGACCTGTGCAACGTGGCCTGCGGGCGCATGGACGCCTACTGGGAACTGGGCCTCAAACGCTGGGACAGTGCGGCCGGCAGCCTGATCCTGCTTGAAGCGGGCGGCCGGGTCACCGATGGCAGCGGCGAGAACACGCCCTACGGCGAAATGATTGTCGCCACGAACGGGACGTTGCACGGCGAACTGCTCGTCCTGCTGCAGGCGAGCTGA
- a CDS encoding AAA family ATPase → MASILITGMSGSGKSTLIGELAARGLRAIDTDSDEWSEWSEDEEGSPDWVWRENQMRALLDRQRAGPLFVCGCKTNQGRFYDHFDHVVLLSAPLPVLLQRIAQRTGNPYGKSPEERALILEHVAVVEPLLRASADIELDSSVYSVDELADRLVALGSQEQAHRRL, encoded by the coding sequence ATGGCCAGCATTTTGATTACCGGCATGTCTGGCAGCGGCAAGTCGACCCTGATCGGCGAACTCGCGGCCCGTGGACTGCGGGCCATCGACACTGACAGTGACGAGTGGAGCGAGTGGTCTGAAGACGAAGAGGGCAGCCCGGACTGGGTGTGGCGCGAGAACCAGATGCGGGCGCTGCTTGACCGGCAGAGGGCAGGTCCCCTCTTCGTGTGCGGCTGCAAGACCAATCAGGGCAGGTTCTATGACCACTTCGATCACGTGGTGCTGTTGAGCGCACCTCTGCCGGTCCTCCTCCAGCGGATCGCTCAACGGACCGGCAATCCCTATGGCAAGAGTCCGGAGGAGCGCGCCCTGATCCTGGAACACGTCGCGGTGGTCGAACCGCTGCTGCGCGCCAGTGCTGATATCGAGCTGGACTCCTCGGTGTATTCCGTGGACGAGCTGGCAGACCGGCTGGTGGCTTTGGGCTCCCAAGAACAGGCACACCGCCGCCTCTAA
- a CDS encoding DNA double-strand break repair nuclease NurA gives MPGMRIRLDPWPVDMEDGQLGFKDFGGVLIDIETPRWAAIPARPLPEQLRTVYVVDGKRRMESRVFIEDDQGTAGLGAFGAYVVGAVRLCPHGSRQAELMDVRARRVLAHPPGLRLDPCSLSPRDPHTGQLQYTPVETDSAEPLAPLHKLQSVMLHEEQQLSHGLASQVPFDEMDDRETLSALTLQDGTLRRGGAKYSGAVVGYVKTMQTQYLGADRVGLLSALKPGERTPIMHLKSETGKTTRFTWYVRLCEASFYQHPMSGVMRLEMYAPEEPDFLPPIVRAVANLSGTLLCRLGSTAHKDPRAPQNLIPTAALELAMGRAMGSPELVTRRIRAHIAQQLGHEVLA, from the coding sequence ATGCCGGGCATGCGGATTCGTCTCGACCCCTGGCCAGTGGATATGGAGGATGGGCAGCTGGGGTTCAAGGACTTCGGAGGCGTGCTGATTGATATCGAGACCCCGCGCTGGGCCGCCATTCCCGCCCGCCCCCTGCCCGAGCAGCTGCGCACGGTCTACGTGGTGGACGGCAAGCGGCGCATGGAATCGCGCGTGTTTATCGAGGATGACCAGGGTACGGCCGGACTGGGCGCTTTTGGCGCATATGTGGTCGGTGCGGTACGGCTGTGCCCCCACGGGTCCAGGCAGGCCGAACTGATGGATGTCCGGGCACGCCGCGTGCTGGCCCATCCTCCGGGGCTGCGCCTGGACCCCTGCTCGCTGTCGCCGCGTGACCCGCACACCGGTCAGCTGCAGTACACGCCGGTCGAGACCGACAGTGCCGAACCGCTCGCACCCCTGCACAAGCTGCAGAGCGTCATGCTGCACGAGGAACAGCAGCTGTCCCACGGGCTGGCCTCGCAGGTTCCCTTCGATGAGATGGACGACCGCGAGACCTTGAGCGCCCTGACCCTGCAGGACGGCACGCTGCGCCGGGGCGGAGCAAAATACAGCGGCGCGGTCGTGGGTTATGTCAAGACCATGCAGACGCAATACCTCGGGGCCGACCGGGTGGGGTTGCTGAGTGCCCTGAAGCCCGGCGAGCGCACCCCGATCATGCACCTGAAGTCCGAAACCGGCAAAACCACCCGCTTTACCTGGTATGTGCGGCTGTGCGAGGCGTCCTTCTACCAGCACCCCATGAGTGGCGTGATGCGCCTGGAGATGTACGCCCCGGAAGAACCCGACTTCCTGCCGCCAATTGTCCGGGCCGTGGCCAACCTGTCGGGCACGCTGCTGTGCCGCCTGGGAAGCACGGCCCACAAGGACCCGCGCGCGCCGCAGAACCTGATTCCCACGGCGGCCCTGGAGCTGGCCATGGGCCGGGCCATGGGCAGTCCGGAACTGGTCACCCGGCGCATCCGCGCGCACATCGCCCAGCAGCTGGGCCATGAGGTGCTGGCGTGA
- a CDS encoding ATP-binding protein, with amino-acid sequence MVLGTEDATPVSFWFAVLSGASVQMDDLVAVRTTKPDGSPVHFYGIVDHVRTRHEGVSFDSDVQDVVAGLLPASVSYAARVLVTRVDPEDFIPPQPGDEVRHAQGESLRLALSADKMDYAFAGGLLADGQVLPINYQFVNGESGGHINISGISGVATKTSYALFLLHSIFRGGVLNQRGEGHNTRALIFNVKGEDLLFLDQPNRRVAEKEGGVQGRKGWAQGRYSRLDLPVEPFRDVQFLAPPRGGTGDAIVPDVEQRSEGVLPFVFTLREFCAGRMLPYVFSDAGSSLNLGFVIGNIEEKLARLAAGDSVPYLTVDDWQPEPDVLIDEDVRFDEMGKTRLQTFSQLISYLEYKLLEQNDGEGDPKWVLKQNQGTLRAFVRRLRGVQKHLSPLVRGDLNAAQAERYRPDILRRGVQTSVVDLHKLGAHAQGFVVGVLLRNLFEHKERYGRQDTVFVVLDELNKYAPREGASPIKDVLLDIAERGRSLGIILIGAQQTASEVERRIVSNSAIRVVGRLDLAEAERPEYRFLPQSFRGRAGILQPGTMLVSQPDVPNPVLINYPFPAWATRRDEVDDVGGRAVEEIGEDWLR; translated from the coding sequence ATGGTGCTGGGCACCGAGGACGCCACGCCAGTCTCGTTCTGGTTCGCGGTGCTTTCCGGCGCCAGCGTGCAGATGGACGACCTCGTGGCGGTCCGCACCACCAAGCCAGACGGCTCCCCGGTGCACTTCTACGGCATCGTGGACCATGTCCGCACCCGACATGAGGGTGTGAGCTTCGACAGCGACGTGCAGGACGTGGTGGCCGGGCTGCTGCCGGCCAGCGTGAGCTACGCCGCCCGGGTGCTGGTCACGCGCGTGGATCCGGAGGACTTTATTCCGCCCCAGCCCGGCGATGAGGTGCGCCATGCCCAGGGTGAGAGCCTGCGCCTGGCCCTCAGCGCCGACAAGATGGACTACGCCTTTGCCGGCGGACTGCTGGCCGACGGCCAGGTATTGCCCATCAACTATCAGTTCGTCAACGGGGAAAGCGGCGGGCACATCAACATCAGCGGCATCTCAGGTGTGGCGACCAAGACCAGCTACGCGCTGTTTCTGCTGCACAGCATCTTCCGGGGGGGTGTGCTCAACCAGCGTGGAGAAGGACACAACACCCGCGCCCTGATCTTCAACGTCAAGGGTGAGGATCTGCTGTTTCTGGACCAGCCCAACCGCCGCGTGGCCGAGAAGGAAGGCGGGGTGCAGGGCCGCAAGGGCTGGGCCCAGGGCCGCTATTCCCGTCTGGACCTGCCGGTCGAGCCCTTCAGGGACGTGCAGTTCCTGGCGCCGCCCAGGGGCGGGACGGGCGACGCCATCGTGCCGGACGTGGAACAGCGTTCCGAGGGCGTCCTGCCTTTCGTGTTCACCCTGCGCGAATTCTGCGCCGGACGCATGTTGCCCTACGTGTTCTCGGATGCGGGCAGCAGCCTGAACCTGGGTTTCGTGATCGGCAATATCGAGGAGAAGCTGGCCCGTCTGGCCGCCGGCGACAGTGTTCCCTATCTGACCGTTGACGACTGGCAGCCTGAGCCCGACGTTCTGATTGACGAGGACGTGCGCTTCGACGAGATGGGCAAGACCCGCCTCCAGACCTTCTCCCAGCTGATCTCATACCTGGAATACAAGCTGCTGGAACAGAACGACGGCGAGGGCGATCCGAAGTGGGTCCTGAAACAGAACCAGGGCACCCTGCGCGCCTTCGTGCGGCGGCTGCGCGGCGTGCAGAAGCACCTCTCGCCGCTGGTGCGCGGGGATCTGAATGCCGCGCAGGCCGAGCGTTACCGCCCCGACATCCTGCGCCGCGGCGTGCAGACCAGTGTCGTGGATCTGCACAAACTGGGGGCACATGCACAGGGCTTCGTGGTCGGCGTGCTGCTGCGTAACCTGTTTGAGCACAAGGAGCGCTATGGCCGTCAGGACACTGTTTTCGTGGTCCTGGACGAGCTGAACAAATATGCCCCGCGTGAGGGCGCCAGTCCAATCAAGGATGTGCTGCTCGACATCGCCGAGCGCGGCCGCTCACTGGGCATCATCCTGATCGGCGCGCAGCAGACGGCCAGCGAGGTCGAACGGCGCATCGTCAGCAACTCGGCCATCCGGGTGGTCGGGCGGCTGGATCTGGCGGAGGCTGAGCGGCCCGAATACCGCTTCCTGCCGCAGAGTTTCCGGGGCCGCGCCGGAATTCTGCAACCCGGCACCATGCTGGTCAGCCAGCCGGACGTGCCCAATCCGGTGCTGATCAACTACCCCTTCCCCGCCTGGGCCACCCGACGTGACGAGGTAGACGACGTGGGCGGCCGCGCGGTCGAGGAGATTGGCGAGGACTGGCTGAGGTGA
- a CDS encoding histone deacetylase family protein produces the protein MTLPASGHPFRAYSPADYGFPLPDGHRFPYYKYAGVRERLQGLLPVLDTPALSWADAGRVHDPLWLRRWRRGEVDRAEERAFGLPWSAGVVERARRAAGGSLAALHDALAVGWGANLAGGTHHAFRDRAEGFCLVNDAAILTRIALDEGLARRVAVVDLDVHQGNGTAALLGAEARAFTLSIHGERNYPFRKEHSSLDLGLGDGITDAQYLDVLRTRALPALDAFRPDLLLYLAGADVLAGDRFGRFALTLSGVHERNRAVLGWARAAGVPVVTMMAGGYNRDHALTVEAHASVVLDALDLLA, from the coding sequence GTGACCCTGCCCGCCTCCGGCCATCCGTTTCGCGCCTATTCCCCAGCGGATTACGGTTTTCCGCTGCCCGACGGGCACCGCTTCCCGTACTACAAATACGCCGGGGTGCGCGAGCGGCTGCAGGGACTCCTGCCGGTGCTGGACACCCCGGCCCTGTCCTGGGCCGACGCCGGGCGGGTGCACGACCCGTTGTGGCTGCGCCGCTGGAGGCGAGGCGAGGTGGACCGGGCCGAGGAGCGCGCCTTCGGCCTGCCCTGGTCGGCGGGCGTGGTCGAGCGCGCCCGCCGCGCTGCGGGAGGCAGCCTGGCCGCGCTTCACGACGCCCTGGCCGTGGGCTGGGGCGCCAATCTGGCCGGCGGCACCCATCATGCCTTCCGTGACCGCGCCGAGGGCTTCTGTCTGGTCAACGACGCCGCGATCCTGACCCGCATCGCCCTGGACGAGGGACTGGCCCGGCGGGTGGCGGTGGTGGACCTGGACGTGCATCAGGGCAACGGCACCGCCGCGCTGCTGGGCGCCGAGGCGCGCGCCTTTACTCTCAGCATTCACGGAGAGCGCAACTACCCCTTTCGCAAGGAGCACAGTTCGCTGGACCTGGGCCTGGGAGACGGCATCACCGACGCCCAGTACCTGGATGTGCTGCGTACCCGGGCCCTGCCTGCCCTGGACGCCTTCCGGCCTGACTTGCTGCTGTATCTGGCGGGCGCCGACGTGCTGGCCGGCGACCGCTTCGGACGCTTTGCCCTGACGCTCTCCGGTGTGCATGAGCGCAACCGTGCGGTCCTGGGCTGGGCCCGGGCGGCGGGGGTGCCGGTCGTGACCATGATGGCCGGCGGCTACAACCGCGATCATGCCCTGACGGTCGAGGCCCACGCCAGCGTGGTGCTTGATGCCCTGGACCTGCTGGCCTGA
- a CDS encoding RluA family pseudouridine synthase, which yields MSSLLSFSATTGRLDAVLAALSGASRSQVAGWIAGGHVQVEGQPVTKASLKLRGGERLDVTPPPLPDARVEAEDLPLDVIYEDDHLIAVNKPPGMVTHPAPGVLSGTLVNALLGRMPLPEQPDFDGDSGYRPGIVHRLDKDTSGVIVVAKTVEAHARLAASFKDRETSKTYLAIAAGQWRADGPVRVDAPIGRHPVQRQKMTVGGAHPREAQTLLTPLAAHPDGHGRTLALVRAQPRTGRTHQIRVHLAHLGSPILGDPVYGRPSETMPRHALHAHFLTIPHPLTGSMLHLHAPAPDDLLSAWIALGGSMPAAMEEEPRSE from the coding sequence GTGTCGTCCCTGCTCAGCTTTAGCGCCACAACGGGTCGTCTGGACGCCGTGCTGGCTGCGTTGTCCGGCGCCAGCCGCTCCCAGGTGGCCGGCTGGATCGCGGGCGGGCATGTGCAGGTAGAAGGCCAGCCTGTCACCAAGGCAAGCCTGAAACTGCGCGGAGGCGAGCGGCTCGACGTTACTCCTCCCCCGCTGCCGGACGCCCGCGTGGAGGCAGAGGACCTGCCCCTGGACGTGATCTACGAAGACGACCACCTGATTGCTGTGAACAAGCCGCCGGGCATGGTGACCCACCCTGCTCCAGGGGTACTCAGCGGCACCCTGGTCAACGCCCTGCTGGGCCGCATGCCGCTGCCCGAGCAGCCGGACTTCGATGGCGACTCAGGCTACCGCCCTGGCATCGTGCACCGGCTGGACAAGGACACCAGCGGCGTGATCGTGGTGGCCAAAACGGTCGAGGCGCACGCCCGGCTGGCCGCCTCGTTCAAGGACCGGGAGACGAGCAAGACCTATCTGGCCATTGCCGCCGGACAGTGGCGCGCCGACGGCCCGGTGCGGGTAGATGCACCGATCGGCCGGCATCCGGTGCAGCGGCAGAAGATGACAGTCGGCGGCGCGCACCCCCGTGAGGCGCAGACCCTCTTAACACCCCTGGCAGCGCACCCTGACGGTCACGGCCGCACACTGGCACTGGTCCGCGCCCAGCCCCGCACAGGCCGCACCCATCAGATCCGGGTTCACCTGGCCCACCTCGGCAGCCCGATTCTGGGAGACCCGGTTTACGGCCGCCCCAGTGAAACCATGCCCCGGCACGCCCTGCACGCACATTTCCTGACCATTCCTCATCCATTGACTGGCAGTATGCTTCACCTGCACGCCCCGGCTCCCGACGACCTGCTGAGTGCCTGGATTGCCCTGGGGGGATCCATGCCCGCTGCCATGGAGGAGGAGCCCCGGTCAGAGTAG
- the ilvB gene encoding biosynthetic-type acetolactate synthase large subunit, with translation MGQTSGPDDGRGNMTGAGALWATLANHGITTVFGYPGGAIMPVYDALTFYPEVRHVLARHEQGAIHAAEGWAKATGEIGVCIATSGPGATNLVTGLADAMLDSVPLLAITGNVARHLMGTDAFQEADITGITLPITKHNYVVREVEDLPRVIAEAIRIARSGRPGPVLVDIPKDIQLAPYAGEIPAPHARPEAPRPLPEVVARAQDMLRGAQRPVMMLGGGTVDAAPELTALARAWDIPVITTLMGLGSFPSSDPLWLGMPGMHGSVAANRAISEADVLLGVGLRFDDRVTGRVNGFAPKASIIHVELDAAEIGKIVRTHLPVRSDAREAALALMDGAQKLERPEWRAQIEEWKSRTVTPEHWGAGYAVKAVVDRLGPDDILSSDVGQHQMLAAQLVRFEKPRRWINSGGLGTMGFGFPAAIGAGMAEPNVRSVVIAGDGGFQMTLQELATLKMYDIRNVKICIINNSFLGMVRQWQELFHEKRYSEVWLGDSNPDFVKLAEAYGVPGYRASSAEELSGAIDAWLNDPRSALLEVVVPNEHGVFPMVPAGAALFEMIETEPPRVTESAGQTAVQDAEEAKRA, from the coding sequence ATGGGGCAGACGAGTGGGCCAGATGACGGCCGCGGGAACATGACGGGTGCAGGAGCGCTTTGGGCGACGCTGGCCAACCATGGCATCACCACGGTATTCGGCTACCCCGGCGGGGCGATCATGCCGGTGTATGACGCGCTGACCTTCTACCCGGAGGTCCGCCATGTGCTGGCGCGCCACGAGCAGGGCGCCATTCACGCTGCAGAAGGCTGGGCCAAGGCCACCGGCGAGATCGGGGTCTGTATTGCCACCTCGGGGCCCGGGGCCACCAATCTGGTGACGGGTCTGGCCGACGCCATGCTTGACAGCGTGCCGCTGCTGGCCATCACGGGCAACGTCGCCCGGCACCTGATGGGCACTGATGCCTTCCAGGAAGCGGACATCACCGGCATCACCCTGCCCATCACCAAGCACAACTACGTGGTCCGCGAGGTCGAAGACCTGCCCCGTGTGATTGCCGAGGCCATCCGGATTGCCCGTAGTGGCCGCCCGGGACCCGTGCTGGTAGACATTCCCAAGGACATCCAGCTGGCCCCCTATGCCGGTGAGATTCCCGCGCCCCACGCCCGCCCTGAGGCTCCCCGGCCACTTCCCGAAGTGGTGGCCCGCGCCCAGGACATGCTGCGTGGTGCCCAGCGCCCGGTGATGATGCTGGGCGGCGGTACAGTGGACGCTGCGCCTGAACTGACGGCTCTGGCGCGCGCCTGGGACATTCCGGTGATCACCACCCTGATGGGCCTGGGGTCGTTTCCGTCCAGCGATCCACTGTGGCTAGGCATGCCAGGCATGCACGGCAGCGTGGCCGCCAACCGCGCCATCAGCGAGGCGGACGTGCTGCTGGGTGTGGGACTGCGCTTTGATGACCGGGTGACTGGTCGGGTGAACGGTTTTGCCCCGAAAGCCAGCATTATTCATGTGGAACTCGATGCGGCCGAAATCGGCAAGATCGTGCGCACGCACCTGCCGGTGCGCTCCGACGCCCGCGAAGCTGCGCTGGCCCTGATGGACGGCGCACAGAAACTCGAACGCCCCGAGTGGCGCGCCCAGATCGAGGAATGGAAATCTCGCACTGTCACGCCCGAGCACTGGGGTGCGGGTTATGCGGTCAAGGCCGTGGTCGACCGGCTGGGCCCGGACGACATCCTGAGCAGCGACGTGGGGCAGCACCAGATGCTGGCCGCGCAGCTGGTCCGCTTTGAAAAGCCGCGCCGCTGGATCAATTCCGGTGGGCTGGGCACCATGGGCTTCGGCTTTCCGGCCGCCATCGGGGCGGGCATGGCCGAACCCAACGTGCGCAGCGTGGTCATCGCTGGCGACGGCGGGTTTCAGATGACCCTGCAGGAACTGGCCACGCTGAAGATGTACGACATTCGCAACGTCAAGATCTGCATCATCAACAACAGCTTCCTGGGCATGGTGCGCCAGTGGCAGGAACTGTTTCACGAGAAGCGCTACAGCGAGGTCTGGCTGGGCGACAGCAACCCGGATTTCGTGAAGCTGGCCGAGGCCTATGGCGTGCCCGGCTACCGCGCCAGCAGTGCTGAAGAGCTGTCAGGTGCCATCGACGCGTGGCTGAATGACCCACGCAGCGCCCTGCTGGAGGTCGTGGTGCCCAACGAGCATGGAGTCTTCCCGATGGTGCCAGCAGGTGCGGCCCTGTTCGAGATGATCGAGACCGAGCCGCCGCGTGTGACCGAGTCTGCCGGGCAGACAGCAGTTCAGGATGCCGAGGAGGCGAAGCGAGCATGA